The nucleotide sequence CCGGGCCTGTGCAATGGGCCTGGGAGGTCCGCAGCGTCAACGGGCGCGGGCTCGACGTGCGCCTGCGCGTGCCGAACGGCTACGAGGCGGCCGGCGAGGTCGCCCGCACCGCCCTCCAGAAGACCCTGTCGCGCGGCCAGTGCCAGCTCAGCCTCGCGCTGACGAAGCCGGAGACCGCCGTGCGGGTGCGGGTCAACGAGGCGCTGCTCGGCAGCCTCGCCGCCGCCGTCGCCCGGGTGCCCGTGCCCGAGGGCATCGCGCCCGCCACGATGGACGGCCTGCTCGCGATCCGCGGCGTGATCGAGACCGAGGAGGAGGCCGCGCCCGAGACCGACTCGCTCGCCCGCGACCTCGCGGAGGGCGTGGTGCGGCTGGTGGCCGACCTCGTCGAAGCGCGCCGCGCCGAAGGGCGCCAGCTCGCCGAGATCGTCGGCGGGCAGATCGCGCGCATCGCCGAACTGACCGAGGCCGCCGAGGCGTGCCCCGCCCGCAAGCCGGAGGCGGTGCGCGCGCGCCTCGCGGCCCTGGTCGCCGGCCTGACCGAGGGCGGCGGCCTCGATCCCGACCGCCTGCACCAGGAGGCGGTACTGCTGGCCGCCAAGGCGGATGTGCGCGAGGAGCTCGACCGGCTGCGCACCCATGTGGGCGCGGTGCAGGAGCTTCTGGCCAAGGGCGGCGCCATCGGGCGGCGGCTCGATTTCCTGGCCCAGGAACTCGGCCGCGAGGCCAACACCCTCTGCGCCAAGGCCAACGACGCCGCGCTCTCGCGGATCGGACTCGACTTGAAGGCCGTGGTGGAGCAATTCCGCGAGCAGGTGCAGAACGTCGAGTGAGTTTGCGCGTGACGGAATGGACGAGCGGGGGGCGCGGATGACGGAGCCGGTGCGGCACAGGCCGGACGCGATCGCGCGGCGCGGCCTCATCCTGATCCTGTCCTCGCCCTCGGGGGCGGGCAAGACCACGCTGACGCGGGCCATCGCGCAGGACGGCGGCTGGGGTCTCGATCTCTCGATCTCGGTGACGACCCGGGCGCGGCGCCCCTCCGAGATCGACGGCAAGCACTACCACTTCATCGAGCGCGAGGCCTTCGACGACCTGCGGACCCGCGACGACCTGCTCGAATGGGCGGAGGTGCACGGCAACTTCTACGGCACGCCGCGCCGCCCGGTGGAGCGGGTGCTGGCGGCCGGCCGGGACATGATCTTCGACATCGACTACCAGGGCACCCGGCAGGTGCGCTCCAAGCTCGCCGACGATGTGGTGACGGTCTTCATCCTGCCCCCCAGCATGGCGGAGCTGCGCCAGCGCCTGGAGCGCCGGGCGGAGGATTCGCAGGCCACGATCGAGAAGCGGCTGCAGAACGCCCGCCACGAGATCCAGCGCTGGAGCGAGTACGACTACGTCATCGTCAACGACGACCTGCAGAACGCCTTCACGGCGCTGCAGAGCATCCTGACCGCCGAGCGCCTGCGCCGGACCCGCCGCACGGGGCTGGAGGGCTTCGTGGAGGGGATCCTGTCGGAGGGGCAGGGAGGCTGAGACCGGGGCTGAGACCCTCTGCCCGGGTGCGAGGAGAGGGGGTCTCGCGACCCCTGAAGTAGTCTACTGGATGTCCGCTCATGCGGCGCGGGACGTCGCAGCGTCGTCCGCGCAGAGCCAGTCCCGCATCGCCCGGAAGGTGGCGACCGCTGCCTCGGTCAGCGCGGCCTCGTCGGCCACCGTCTCCAACCGTGCCCGGAAGGCGGACCACATCGCGCCGGTCGCCGGCCCGTGCGCGCGGTAATAGGTGAGCCCGTCGGTCGTCAGCCCGTGCAGGGCCGCGATGCGGCGGCCAATCACCTGACCGCCGAGCGTCGATCCTTCTAGGACGTAGAGGGCTCCCAGCGCCGCCGGGCCGTCGAGCCGCGGCGTATCAGGAAAGGGCAGGCAGCTAATCGCCGCTGCGTCGAGGCCGAGATAGGCCAAGTCGGCGTCGAGCCGATCGAGGCGCCGCCGCGGACCGAAGAAGGGCTCGTCGGCGAGGCCCGCGCCGATCGCCGGCTCGTAGGCCGCGTGGAAGCCACGCAACCGCGCGAGCAGAGCGCGGTAGCCGGCCACGGTCGCCACACGCCGCTCCCAGCCGAGATCGTGCTCGAGACCCGCGTGCGCCGCCTCCGTCGCCGCGCGCAGGCGCCGGTGCAGATCCCCGATCATGCGGTGACGGTGAAGCAGGCGCCGGGATCGTTGGCGACCTCGAGCCGAGCGTTGATCTGGTCGAGCATGGCGCGGATCAGCTTCATGCCGAGGCCGGTGCCGCGCGGGTTCGAGTCCCAGCCGTCCGGCAGGCCCGCGCCGTCGTCGCAGACGCGCAGCTTCACCCCGAGGCCCGCCGCCGAGACCTCGACCGCGACGCGGCCCGTACCCGGACCGGAGGCACCGTACTTGAACGCATTGGTGACGAGTTCGGTCGCGATGAGCGAGAGCGCCACCGCCTTGCGATAGGGCACCATCAGGCCGGCCTCGGCCGTGAGATCGACGGCGTGCCCCTCTCCGGCGAGCCCAGCGAGGTCGCGGCACAGGCTCTCGATGGTCTGGCCGAGATCGACCTCCTCGATCGTCTCGGCCTGATAGAGGCTGTCGTGGACGCGCGCGACGCTCATCACCCGGGCGGAGGTGTCGGCGAAGGCCTGCCGGGCGTCCGCATCCGCGATGTTGCGGCGCTGCAGCTGCAGGAAGGACGAGACGATCTGAAGCGAGTTCTTGACCCTGTGGTCGATCTCGCGGGTCAGCAGGTCCTTCTGGGCGAGCAGCCGCTCCTTCTCGGCGAGCAGGCTGGTCAGCTCGTCGATCTTGCGGCGCTGGCGCAGCACCACGCCCTCGACCGCGCGGGCGAGGGAGACGGCGAGCGAGACCTGCCACTCGGCAAACGGGGCGGCGAAGCCCGTGCGCTCCTCCACCCAGCGCTCGAAGGAGCGGCGCGGCAGCACCGCCACCGGGCCGTCGCCGGCCAGGACGGGCTTGCGCGGGTCGCCGCCCCAGGTCACGGTGCTCGGCACCTCGGGCCGGAACCAGAGGATCAGGTTCTCGCGCTGCCCGTCCACGAAGACGGCGAGCAGGCCGCTGGCGATCTCGCGGTGGGTCGCGAAGGTCGGGAAGTCCGCAGCGAGGCTCTCCGAGGAGAAGCTCGTCCCGTCCGGGCCGATCCGCTGCCTGACCCAGGCCGAGAGCGCCAGCACATCGTCGTCAGGCGGCGTCCGCCCGATCAGCGTCACTCGATCGCCCGCGACTATGCCGGCTCCGGTCGAACCGAACAGATCGAGGAGCGTGGTCTCGGCCCCGGTCAGGGCGGCGACGAAATCGTCGGAGCGCGTCAGCTCCCGCACCAGCTGCGCCTCGGTCGCCAGATGCGCCTGCCGCTCCGCCCAGAGCGTGCGCGCCGCGATCTCCTGCACCCGCATGGCGAAGGCGTCCGTAAGTACGGTCGCGGCGGCGCGGGTCTCGGGCGGCACGTAGTGCGGCTGCCGGTGATGGCCGATCATCAGGCCCCAGAGCCGGTTCTCGACCATGATCGAGATCGACATCGACCCGTTCACGCCGAGATTGCGTTGATATTCCAGATGGATCGGCGACAGGGTCCGGTTCTGCGCGAAGGTGAGGTCGATCGGTGCGTTGCCGAGAGTGGGCGCGCCCACCAGCGGGACCGGCACGCAGTCCCGGTCGATCACGAAGCGGCTCTTGGCCCGGGTGTAGAGGGCACGAGCCTGGGCCGGGATATCGGAAGCCGGGAAGCGCAGGCCGAACAGGCTGCGCGACCAGTCGGAGATCTTGTCCTCGGCCACCGCCTCGCCGTTCCAGTCCGTGTCGAACCGGTAGACCAGCACGCACTCGAAACCGGTCAGCGCCCGGACCTCGTGGGCGGCGATTTGGGCTGCCTCCGCCAGCGTCTCGGCGGCGCGCAGGCGGCCCACCGCAAGCTCCGTGTCGGCTTGGCGGGCATCGCCAAAATCGTCCGGACTATCGGGCGCGCGCTCCAACTCAACGATGAGGCGGCCCGCATGGGCGTGCGCCACCGCGTAGTAGGCGCCCTCCTGCCCGTCGAGGCGCAGGGTCCGGCGCACCGAGCGGCCGTCCGTCAGTGTGCCGGCGGCGAGGCGGGCCCGCACCACATCGATGAAGCCGAGCGGCAGCACCGCCGCGAGCGGGCGCCCGTCGAGGAACGGTTCGGGGCCCGGCAGGATATCGAAGGCATTGGTGCTGTGGGCGACGATCGTCAGGGCCTCGGCGTCCGCCGCCAGCATCACGGCGTTCGGCTGGATCGAGCCCGGGATGTGGATCGGCTCCCGCTCACAGATCGAGGGATCGACCGGCTCCGCCCGGACGCGGCTGCCGATCGCCGCCATCACGGCCTCGCGCGACGGGCCGGCGCCGAGGCTCTCCAGCGGGTTGATCGTCAGCCAGTCGTGCGTCCGGCCACTGCGCATGTGGACGCGCGTGCGCAGGGAGCCCGGCATGCGGCCGAACACGAACTCGAACGATTCGTCGAGGGAGCCGCGGCGGCGCCCGGCCAGGAAGCGACCGAGAAAGCCCGGCACGTTGGTGCTGGGCACCACCTCGCGAAAGTAGTTGCGCCCGAGCACGGCCTCCCGGGACAATCCCCAGAGCGCGCTGGCCCCCTCGTTGAAGACGACGACGGCGCCCGAAGCGTCGAGGCCGACGACACCCGTGTCGAGTTGGTCGAGTTCGTCGGGTGCGAGAGCGTCGAGGTCGACGTGATCGCCCGGCGTTGCGATCTGCGGCATCAGGAGGGAGACTGACTCATCGGACGCCCGGTATGCCGGGCGGACAGATTGAGCGCAATGCTCTGAGCGTGCCGCGCTGGTATCGACCACCCTGCGGTTGTGCGCGGGCCTCACGCCTGCGGCGCCGCGCGCGCCAGCGCCGTGAGGGCGCTCTGCAGTCCCTCCTCGACCGTCGGGTGGTAGACAGGACGATCGAGAAGATCCTGGACCGTCCGTCCGGCCGCGATGGCATCGGCCAAGATGTGCGCGAGGTGTTCAACCTCCGGGCCGATCAGCTCGCCGCCGAGCAGGCGGCCCGCGCGGTCACCCCAGAGGCGGATGCCGCCCTGGTTCGCCGCTTCGATGCGGGCGCGGCCTTGGTCGCAGAAGCTGGCGGTGCCCACGACCCGATCCTCGGCCCCGTCGTCGTAGGGAGCGCCAACCCGCGCGGTCTGTGGATGGGTGAAGACCATCGCGAGTGTCGTCCACGACTCGGGCGCGTCGAGGCTCTGACCCCGCGCGAGTGCTGCGGCGTTGCGCCCGGCGATCGTGCCCTGGCGGCTCGCCTCGTGCAGGATCGGCCGCAGGGCGTTGGCGTCGCCCGCGATGAGGAGCGGCGTTCCGTGGCAGACGAGGCTGCGCGGATCGAAGCGCGGCAAGCCTTCGTCATCCAGGTCGAGGCCGGCTGCGGCCAGGTCCAAGCCCGCCAGATTCGGCGGCCGCCCGGCCGCCGACAGGACGCTGGCGAAGCAGCCCTCGCCGCGGGTGCCGTCGGCCCCGCGCCACGCGAGGCGCACGCCCGCGTTGGTCGCCTCGGCGCGCTCGATCTCGGTTTCGCGCAGCAGCGTCATATCCGCGGCATAGATCTCCGCGGCGGCCTGCACGAGATCCGGATGCGTGAGGCCGGCGAGCGTCGATCCAGTGTCGATCACGGTGACGGCGACGCCGAGGCGCGCCATCGCCTGGGCCAGCTCGACCCCGACCGGCCCGCCGCCCAGGACCGCGAGGGAATCCGGCAGATCGGTGATCTCGAAGATCGTGTCGGTGGTGAGCACCCGATCGCCCAGCCCTCGGAGCAGCTTCGGCACGGCCGGGCTCGAGCCGGTGGCGATGACGGCCGAGCTGAACGCAACTTTGTGCGGGCCGACCGCGAGGGTGCGGGCGTCGAGGAAGCGAGCCTCGCCCGCGATGCGGCGCACGTCCGGGATCTCGTCGAGGGAATCGAAGACGGCGCTGACGAAGCGGTCGCGCTCGGCGCGGACGCGGTGCAGCACGGCGGGCCCGTCGATCCGGACTTCGCCGACGCGCACGCCGAACAGACCCGCCTGTCGGGCCGCGTGAGCGGCCTCGCCCGCCGCGATCAGCAGCTTGGAGGGCATGCAGCCCACTCGGGCGCAGGTGGTTCCCCCGGGGCCGCGCTCAATCAGCACCGCGTCGGCGCCGGCCTCCACAGCTGCCCGGTAGGCGGCGATGCCGGCGGTGCCGGCCCCGATGATCGCGACGTCGAAGCTGTACTCAGGCATCAGGTTCCCCGCGGGCGGCTATGCACCCGCGGGCCAACAGGCCGAGGAAGCCTTCGTTCCGGACCCGCCGGGGCCTCAGGCCGGGCGGTTCGCCGCAGTCCCACCGAGATGGAAGACCCGGTGCGGCACGAGCTCGCCGCGCTCCACGTCGCCGACCGCGACGAGGATGCCGCCGCAGGTGGCGAAGGCCTTGCCAGCGGCCGGCGCGTCGCGCCCGCGCAGGATCACCGGTTGTCCGCGCATCAGGCGCAGGGCCATGTCGCGGGAGACCGCCGTCGAGGGCACGCCGTCGAGCGCCGTCTCGACCGGCTGGAGATGGGCGAGGTTGGCATCCGGGTTCTCGTTGTCGAGACCCGCGACCTGGCAAGCGACCGCCTCCATGAAAGGGCCGACGCGGGTACGCCGGAGCGCCGCGATGTGGCCGTAGCAGCCGAGCATGCGCCCGAGGTCGC is from Methylobacterium radiodurans and encodes:
- a CDS encoding histidine kinase dimerization/phosphoacceptor domain -containing protein codes for the protein MPQIATPGDHVDLDALAPDELDQLDTGVVGLDASGAVVVFNEGASALWGLSREAVLGRNYFREVVPSTNVPGFLGRFLAGRRRGSLDESFEFVFGRMPGSLRTRVHMRSGRTHDWLTINPLESLGAGPSREAVMAAIGSRVRAEPVDPSICEREPIHIPGSIQPNAVMLAADAEALTIVAHSTNAFDILPGPEPFLDGRPLAAVLPLGFIDVVRARLAAGTLTDGRSVRRTLRLDGQEGAYYAVAHAHAGRLIVELERAPDSPDDFGDARQADTELAVGRLRAAETLAEAAQIAAHEVRALTGFECVLVYRFDTDWNGEAVAEDKISDWSRSLFGLRFPASDIPAQARALYTRAKSRFVIDRDCVPVPLVGAPTLGNAPIDLTFAQNRTLSPIHLEYQRNLGVNGSMSISIMVENRLWGLMIGHHRQPHYVPPETRAAATVLTDAFAMRVQEIAARTLWAERQAHLATEAQLVRELTRSDDFVAALTGAETTLLDLFGSTGAGIVAGDRVTLIGRTPPDDDVLALSAWVRQRIGPDGTSFSSESLAADFPTFATHREIASGLLAVFVDGQRENLILWFRPEVPSTVTWGGDPRKPVLAGDGPVAVLPRRSFERWVEERTGFAAPFAEWQVSLAVSLARAVEGVVLRQRRKIDELTSLLAEKERLLAQKDLLTREIDHRVKNSLQIVSSFLQLQRRNIADADARQAFADTSARVMSVARVHDSLYQAETIEEVDLGQTIESLCRDLAGLAGEGHAVDLTAEAGLMVPYRKAVALSLIATELVTNAFKYGASGPGTGRVAVEVSAAGLGVKLRVCDDGAGLPDGWDSNPRGTGLGMKLIRAMLDQINARLEVANDPGACFTVTA
- the gmk gene encoding guanylate kinase, whose amino-acid sequence is MTEPVRHRPDAIARRGLILILSSPSGAGKTTLTRAIAQDGGWGLDLSISVTTRARRPSEIDGKHYHFIEREAFDDLRTRDDLLEWAEVHGNFYGTPRRPVERVLAAGRDMIFDIDYQGTRQVRSKLADDVVTVFILPPSMAELRQRLERRAEDSQATIEKRLQNARHEIQRWSEYDYVIVNDDLQNAFTALQSILTAERLRRTRRTGLEGFVEGILSEGQGG
- a CDS encoding YicC/YloC family endoribonuclease; protein product: MTGFARAAGTSGPVQWAWEVRSVNGRGLDVRLRVPNGYEAAGEVARTALQKTLSRGQCQLSLALTKPETAVRVRVNEALLGSLAAAVARVPVPEGIAPATMDGLLAIRGVIETEEEAAPETDSLARDLAEGVVRLVADLVEARRAEGRQLAEIVGGQIARIAELTEAAEACPARKPEAVRARLAALVAGLTEGGGLDPDRLHQEAVLLAAKADVREELDRLRTHVGAVQELLAKGGAIGRRLDFLAQELGREANTLCAKANDAALSRIGLDLKAVVEQFREQVQNVE
- a CDS encoding biliverdin-producing heme oxygenase, with the protein product MIGDLHRRLRAATEAAHAGLEHDLGWERRVATVAGYRALLARLRGFHAAYEPAIGAGLADEPFFGPRRRLDRLDADLAYLGLDAAAISCLPFPDTPRLDGPAALGALYVLEGSTLGGQVIGRRIAALHGLTTDGLTYYRAHGPATGAMWSAFRARLETVADEAALTEAAVATFRAMRDWLCADDAATSRAA
- a CDS encoding dihydrolipoyl dehydrogenase → MPEYSFDVAIIGAGTAGIAAYRAAVEAGADAVLIERGPGGTTCARVGCMPSKLLIAAGEAAHAARQAGLFGVRVGEVRIDGPAVLHRVRAERDRFVSAVFDSLDEIPDVRRIAGEARFLDARTLAVGPHKVAFSSAVIATGSSPAVPKLLRGLGDRVLTTDTIFEITDLPDSLAVLGGGPVGVELAQAMARLGVAVTVIDTGSTLAGLTHPDLVQAAAEIYAADMTLLRETEIERAEATNAGVRLAWRGADGTRGEGCFASVLSAAGRPPNLAGLDLAAAGLDLDDEGLPRFDPRSLVCHGTPLLIAGDANALRPILHEASRQGTIAGRNAAALARGQSLDAPESWTTLAMVFTHPQTARVGAPYDDGAEDRVVGTASFCDQGRARIEAANQGGIRLWGDRAGRLLGGELIGPEVEHLAHILADAIAAGRTVQDLLDRPVYHPTVEEGLQSALTALARAAPQA